Proteins co-encoded in one Sulfuricystis thermophila genomic window:
- a CDS encoding nitronate monooxygenase codes for MKCVDDFRLRLGKHELVPIVIGGMGVDISTSDLALEAARLGGVGHISDAMVPTVSDRRYNTKYVKDKLRQYKYNVANSNKADVQFDLALLAEATEAHVRHTMERKRGEGLIFINCMEKLTMNAPKETLRVRLRSALDAGIDGITLAAGLHLGSFALIEDHPRFRDAKLGIIVSSLRALQLFIKKSARTRRLPDYVVVEGPLAGGHLGFGMDWADYDLASIVAEIRAWLDAEQLPIPLIPAGGIFTGGDAVGFLENGAAAVQVATRFTVSKECGLPDDIKQEYFKADEDDIEVNLISPTGYPMRMLKNSPAIGDGIRPNCEAYGYLLDANGRCSYIDAYNREVAAHPGAKKIHVWDKTCLCTQMRNFDLWTCGHYTYRLKDTSRRRPDGSWQLLSAEHVFNDYRYSKGDAIALPPAESPAETAAAI; via the coding sequence ATGAAATGCGTGGATGATTTCCGCCTGCGCCTGGGCAAGCATGAGCTGGTGCCCATCGTCATCGGCGGGATGGGGGTGGATATTTCGACGTCCGACCTCGCGCTCGAAGCGGCGCGGCTGGGCGGGGTCGGGCATATCTCCGATGCGATGGTACCGACCGTCTCCGACCGTCGATACAACACCAAATACGTCAAGGACAAGCTGCGCCAGTACAAATACAACGTCGCCAACAGCAACAAGGCCGACGTGCAGTTCGACCTCGCCCTGCTCGCCGAGGCGACCGAGGCGCATGTGCGGCACACGATGGAAAGAAAGCGCGGCGAAGGGCTGATCTTCATCAATTGCATGGAAAAGCTGACGATGAACGCGCCGAAGGAGACGCTGCGCGTGCGGCTGCGCTCGGCGCTCGATGCCGGCATCGATGGCATCACCCTCGCGGCCGGCCTGCATCTGGGCTCTTTTGCGCTGATCGAGGATCATCCACGTTTCCGCGATGCCAAGCTCGGCATCATCGTCTCATCCTTGCGGGCGTTGCAGCTGTTCATCAAGAAGAGCGCGCGCACCCGGCGGCTACCCGATTACGTCGTCGTCGAGGGACCCCTCGCCGGCGGCCACCTCGGGTTCGGCATGGACTGGGCGGATTACGATCTGGCGAGCATCGTCGCCGAGATCCGTGCCTGGCTCGATGCCGAGCAGCTGCCGATCCCCCTGATCCCGGCCGGCGGTATCTTCACCGGCGGCGATGCGGTCGGCTTCCTCGAAAACGGCGCCGCGGCGGTGCAGGTGGCGACCCGCTTCACCGTCTCGAAGGAATGCGGGCTGCCGGACGACATCAAGCAGGAATATTTCAAGGCCGACGAGGACGACATCGAGGTGAATCTGATCTCACCGACCGGCTATCCGATGCGCATGCTGAAGAACAGCCCGGCGATCGGCGACGGCATCCGCCCCAACTGCGAGGCCTACGGCTATCTGCTCGATGCCAACGGTCGCTGTTCCTACATCGACGCCTACAACCGCGAAGTCGCCGCGCATCCGGGTGCCAAGAAGATCCACGTCTGGGACAAGACCTGTCTGTGCACGCAGATGCGCAACTTCGACCTGTGGACCTGCGGCCATTACACCTACCGGCTCAAGGACACCTCGCGGCGCAGACCCGATGGCAGCTGGCAATTGCTGAGCGCCGAGCACGTCTTCAACGACTATCGTTACAGCAAGGGCGATGCGATCGCCTTGCCTCCGGCGGAGAGCCCGGCCGAAACCGCAGCGGCGATTTGA
- a CDS encoding PHA/PHB synthase family protein, whose protein sequence is MATNRAPAVTVTPQQVFRAMREAAQTGVDPLGMVMPLLNAQWAWLTHPQELAETAAGFYARLLQLQQHSWQRMLGLPGEDVELPHPDDTRFADPVWTESATWDLTKEWYLAFTHQIQDMLYQTPGLSSRERRRAAFWWRKWLNAMAPTNFLLTNPVAIRKAVETHGESLIRGFQNFIADLQAGEIRMTRPEDFQVGVNLATTPGKVVMRNRLVELIHYAPTAPQVHRVPLLIVTPWINKFYILDLTPKKSLVKFLLDQGFDVYITSWKNPDATMAEVGFDDYLTEGIEAAIATMRGISKSDQVNAVGYCIGGTALAIYLAWANRRFTPQEVPVASATLFTTLVDFHKPGDIEVFLDEGSYRYLVAKMEAKGYLDGREMAAAFRLLRSNSLIWHYVVHGYLYGETPPPFDVLYWNMDTTRMPARMHAWYLRHLYLDNKLIKKDALAIAGQPLDLTRIVQPVYAVAAADDHIAPWRQAYRLMNYVSGPKHFVLSSSGHILGIVNPPVHPPKREYRVGAAERHDNPDVWFERAQLHPGSWWEDWVAWLRPRSGPLVEPGPVATRAHPALADAPGTYVLER, encoded by the coding sequence ATGGCAACGAACAGAGCGCCGGCGGTCACGGTGACGCCCCAACAGGTTTTTCGAGCCATGCGCGAGGCTGCGCAGACGGGCGTCGATCCACTCGGCATGGTGATGCCGCTACTCAACGCGCAGTGGGCCTGGCTGACGCACCCGCAGGAGCTGGCCGAAACGGCAGCGGGTTTTTACGCCCGTCTGCTGCAATTGCAGCAGCATTCCTGGCAACGCATGCTGGGGCTGCCCGGCGAGGACGTCGAGCTGCCGCATCCGGACGATACCCGCTTCGCCGATCCGGTGTGGACCGAGTCGGCGACCTGGGATCTGACGAAAGAGTGGTATCTGGCCTTCACCCACCAGATCCAGGACATGCTTTACCAGACGCCGGGACTGTCCAGCCGCGAGCGGCGGCGCGCAGCGTTCTGGTGGCGCAAGTGGCTCAACGCGATGGCGCCGACGAATTTCCTGCTCACCAATCCGGTGGCGATCAGAAAAGCCGTCGAGACCCATGGGGAGAGCCTGATCCGCGGCTTCCAGAACTTCATCGCCGACCTGCAGGCCGGCGAGATTCGCATGACGCGGCCGGAAGATTTCCAGGTCGGCGTCAATCTCGCCACGACGCCCGGCAAGGTGGTGATGCGCAACCGGCTCGTCGAGCTGATCCACTATGCGCCGACCGCCCCCCAGGTGCATCGCGTGCCGCTGCTGATCGTCACACCGTGGATCAACAAGTTCTACATTCTCGATCTCACGCCCAAGAAGAGCCTGGTGAAGTTTCTGCTCGACCAAGGCTTCGACGTCTATATCACGAGCTGGAAGAATCCGGACGCAACGATGGCTGAGGTGGGTTTCGACGATTACCTCACCGAGGGCATCGAGGCCGCGATCGCGACGATGCGCGGCATCTCGAAGTCCGACCAGGTCAACGCCGTCGGCTACTGCATCGGCGGCACCGCGCTGGCGATCTATCTCGCCTGGGCGAACCGCAGGTTCACGCCGCAAGAGGTGCCCGTGGCGAGTGCGACGTTGTTCACCACGCTGGTCGATTTCCACAAGCCGGGCGATATCGAGGTATTCCTCGACGAGGGCAGCTACCGCTATCTCGTGGCGAAGATGGAAGCCAAAGGCTATCTCGATGGCAGGGAGATGGCCGCGGCTTTCCGCCTGCTGCGTTCGAACAGCCTGATCTGGCATTACGTCGTGCATGGCTATCTGTATGGCGAGACGCCGCCCCCTTTCGACGTGCTCTACTGGAACATGGACACGACGCGCATGCCGGCCAGGATGCACGCCTGGTATCTGCGCCACCTCTATCTCGACAACAAGCTGATCAAGAAAGATGCACTGGCAATCGCCGGCCAGCCACTCGACCTGACGCGCATCGTTCAGCCGGTGTATGCGGTGGCGGCGGCCGACGACCACATCGCACCCTGGCGGCAGGCTTACCGCCTCATGAATTATGTTTCCGGGCCAAAGCATTTCGTCCTGTCGAGCTCAGGTCACATCCTCGGCATCGTCAATCCGCCGGTGCATCCGCCCAAGCGTGAATACCGCGTCGGCGCCGCCGAGCGGCACGACAATCCCGATGTCTGGTTCGAGCGCGCACAGCTGCATCCGGGCAGCTGGTGGGAGGACTGGGTGGCCTGGCTGCGGCCCCGTTCCGGGCCGCTCGTCGAGCCTGGCCCGGTGGCGACACGCGCCCATCCTGCGCTCGCCGACGCGCCCGGAACCTACGTGCTCGAACGCTGA
- a CDS encoding universal stress protein, which translates to MFKHILVPTDGSQLSQEAVKRAISFAKEAGARITFFYAKPEYPVAFYGEGALIDPTTPEKFAQMAEQQAQEILDKCARLAAESGVECATLSKTSDIPYEAIIEAADAAGCDLIFMASHGRRGLGALLLGSETQKVLTHSKIPVLVYR; encoded by the coding sequence ATGTTCAAGCACATTCTCGTACCGACCGACGGTTCACAACTATCGCAGGAAGCGGTCAAGCGCGCCATCAGCTTTGCGAAGGAAGCCGGTGCGCGCATCACCTTTTTCTACGCCAAGCCGGAATATCCGGTCGCCTTTTATGGCGAGGGCGCATTGATCGACCCCACCACCCCGGAGAAGTTCGCGCAGATGGCCGAGCAGCAGGCACAGGAAATCCTCGACAAATGCGCCCGGCTCGCCGCTGAATCCGGCGTCGAATGCGCCACGCTCAGCAAGACCAGCGACATCCCTTATGAAGCGATCATCGAGGCCGCCGATGCCGCCGGCTGCGACCTGATCTTCATGGCTTCGCATGGTCGGCGCGGGCTGGGCGCCCTGCTGCTCGGCTCGGAGACCCAGAAAGTCCTCACCCATTCGAAGATTCCGGTGCTGGTCTATCGCTGA
- a CDS encoding hemerythrin domain-containing protein, whose translation MHNRALAILLDEHRSLGAVLHGLHFLVREAREKGTEPDFKLLWAMLYYMDAFSQRLHDPREEALLFARLRARTQEADATLDLLERQHAESAAHLRELEQRLGQVEAGVPGSLDAFAAAVEAHTEAARQHMLLEEKTVIPLAKKYLTTEDWLEITDAFVGKDDARFGAKPEHEFRELFSRIVNLAPPPIGVGPAQTSSD comes from the coding sequence ATGCACAATCGCGCCCTCGCCATCCTGCTCGACGAACACCGCTCGCTCGGCGCGGTATTGCATGGGCTGCACTTCCTCGTCCGAGAAGCCCGCGAGAAAGGCACGGAGCCCGATTTCAAGCTGCTCTGGGCGATGCTCTATTACATGGACGCCTTCTCGCAGCGGCTGCACGATCCGCGCGAGGAAGCGCTGCTATTCGCCCGCCTGAGAGCACGCACCCAGGAGGCCGACGCCACGCTCGATCTGCTCGAGCGGCAACATGCAGAAAGCGCCGCACACCTTCGCGAACTCGAACAACGCCTCGGTCAGGTTGAAGCCGGCGTACCCGGCAGCCTCGACGCCTTCGCTGCCGCCGTCGAGGCCCACACCGAGGCCGCACGCCAGCACATGCTGCTCGAGGAAAAGACGGTCATTCCGCTGGCGAAGAAATATCTGACCACCGAGGATTGGCTGGAAATCACCGATGCCTTCGTCGGCAAAGACGATGCACGTTTCGGTGCCAAACCCGAGCACGAGTTTCGCGAGCTGTTTTCCCGCATCGTCAATCTCGCACCACCACCGATCGGTGTCGGGCCGGCGCAGACATCGAGCGATTGA
- a CDS encoding DUF3149 domain-containing protein, whose product MQALKELFSTDIGLLSTFTVAFAIGMIIFIYNFAKKHMDEDARNASRK is encoded by the coding sequence ATGCAAGCACTCAAGGAGCTGTTCAGCACCGATATCGGCCTGCTGAGTACGTTTACCGTCGCTTTTGCGATCGGCATGATCATCTTCATCTACAACTTCGCGAAGAAGCACATGGACGAGGATGCGAGGAACGCATCGAGAAAATAA
- a CDS encoding FixH family protein: MSISVREQVSKPWYREPWPWFLMSGPIIVIIAALVSAWIAISSNDGLVSEDYYKQGLAAGETLARSKLAETLGITVAMRLEGDHVRVRLGSRDASVTPTALHLTLSHPTRAGIDQHAVLKAVGGEYVGELNLPASGHWLLIVEDEAKTWRVMGGVMLPASKDVVIGASGA; the protein is encoded by the coding sequence ATGAGCATTTCTGTGCGAGAACAAGTCAGCAAACCCTGGTACCGCGAGCCTTGGCCGTGGTTCCTGATGTCCGGCCCGATCATCGTGATCATCGCGGCGCTCGTATCGGCCTGGATCGCGATCAGCAGCAACGATGGTCTGGTCAGCGAGGATTATTACAAGCAGGGCCTGGCGGCCGGCGAAACGCTGGCGAGGAGCAAGCTCGCCGAGACATTGGGCATTACGGTCGCGATGCGGCTGGAAGGCGACCACGTGCGCGTACGCCTTGGCAGCCGCGACGCTTCCGTGACGCCAACCGCCCTCCATCTGACCTTGTCCCACCCGACCCGGGCCGGCATCGATCAACACGCGGTGCTGAAAGCCGTGGGCGGGGAATATGTCGGCGAGCTGAATCTGCCCGCTTCCGGGCACTGGCTGCTGATCGTCGAGGACGAGGCGAAGACCTGGCGGGTGATGGGAGGGGTGATGTTGCCGGCAAGCAAGGATGTGGTGATCGGTGCCAGCGGTGCTTGA
- the ccoG gene encoding cytochrome c oxidase accessory protein CcoG: MNQPAEKNNAAAPAEEVVTLYKSRKKIHPRSVTGRFANWRWVFVWLTQLIYYGLPWIPWDDRQAFLLDIVNRKFYIFGLVLWPQDVFFLAIILIISAYSLFLFTAVAGRLWCGYTCPQTVYTEIFMWIEKMIEGERPARIKLDQAPMDARKFRLRALKYGSWALFAWWTGFTLVGYFTPIRELWTEFWTWNLGPWETFWIFFYGFMTFLFAGIMREQVCLYMCPYARFQSVMFDPDTLVITYDVERGEPRGARRKGVDPKSVGKGDCIDCGICVQVCPTGIDIRNGLQYECIGCAACIDGCDEVMDKMGYPRGLIRYTTEHAMERHWGKKEILRHVVRPRIIVYTLILLAIVSGLIWGIANKPDLRVNVIRDRGVLAREVEGGLVENIYRLQVMNVSEQPHRYRITVSGLDGIQLEGEPVLEVEPATTKSFSYAVRVPPEAAPKGSHTIYFDVKAEGNEKIAVHEKATFLMP; this comes from the coding sequence ATGAACCAGCCCGCAGAGAAAAACAACGCCGCAGCCCCGGCGGAAGAAGTCGTCACCCTCTACAAATCCCGCAAGAAAATCCACCCGCGTTCGGTGACCGGACGCTTCGCCAACTGGCGCTGGGTGTTCGTCTGGCTGACCCAGCTGATTTATTACGGCCTGCCCTGGATTCCTTGGGATGACCGGCAGGCTTTCTTGCTCGACATCGTCAACCGCAAGTTCTACATCTTCGGTCTGGTCCTCTGGCCGCAGGACGTCTTCTTCCTGGCGATCATCCTGATCATCTCGGCCTATTCGCTGTTCCTGTTCACTGCGGTGGCAGGACGGCTGTGGTGCGGCTATACCTGTCCGCAGACCGTCTATACCGAGATTTTCATGTGGATCGAGAAGATGATCGAGGGCGAGCGGCCGGCCCGCATCAAGCTCGATCAGGCGCCGATGGATGCCCGCAAATTCCGCCTGCGCGCATTGAAATATGGCAGTTGGGCGCTGTTCGCGTGGTGGACGGGGTTCACGTTGGTCGGCTATTTCACACCGATCCGGGAACTGTGGACAGAGTTCTGGACCTGGAATCTGGGCCCGTGGGAGACCTTCTGGATCTTCTTCTACGGTTTCATGACCTTCCTGTTCGCCGGCATCATGCGCGAGCAGGTGTGTCTCTACATGTGCCCCTACGCCCGCTTCCAGAGCGTGATGTTCGATCCGGACACGCTGGTGATCACCTACGACGTCGAACGCGGCGAACCGCGCGGCGCGCGTCGTAAAGGCGTCGATCCGAAGAGCGTCGGCAAGGGCGATTGCATCGATTGCGGCATCTGCGTGCAGGTCTGTCCAACCGGCATCGACATCAGGAACGGCCTGCAATATGAATGTATCGGCTGCGCAGCCTGCATCGATGGCTGCGACGAGGTGATGGACAAGATGGGCTATCCTCGCGGCCTGATCCGCTACACCACCGAGCATGCGATGGAGCGGCATTGGGGCAAAAAGGAAATCCTGCGCCATGTCGTCCGCCCGCGCATCATCGTCTATACGCTGATCCTGCTCGCGATCGTCTCGGGCCTGATCTGGGGGATCGCCAACAAGCCCGATCTGCGCGTGAATGTGATCCGCGACCGCGGCGTGCTGGCCCGGGAAGTGGAAGGGGGGCTGGTCGAGAATATCTATCGACTGCAGGTGATGAACGTCTCGGAGCAGCCGCACCGCTATCGGATCACGGTGAGCGGGCTCGACGGCATCCAGCTCGAAGGCGAGCCGGTACTCGAAGTCGAACCGGCGACGACGAAGAGCTTTTCTTATGCCGTGCGCGTACCGCCCGAGGCGGCGCCGAAGGGCTCACATACCATCTATTTCGATGTCAAGGCGGAAGGCAACGAGAAGATCGCCGTGCATGAGAAGGCGACCTTCCTGATGCCCTAA
- the ccoP gene encoding cytochrome-c oxidase, cbb3-type subunit III — protein MDFNFTSDLVGFWNLFVVVIVAVSVIGCGVFLWVQGSAKFKPGEVTGHVWDETLEEYSNPLPNWWRWMFYITVVFAIVYLALYPGLGNNRGMFGWTMRGQYDEEMKAAEAKYGPIFNKFLQQDVMTVAADPEAREMGQRLFVTYCAQCHGSDAGGGPGFPNLKDNDWLWGGTPEKIKETITNGRMGVMTPKGTKPDMDAEQVKDVVAYVRSLSGLSHDSARAQRGAELYPQACAACHGPDAKGNPEAGYPNLTDKVWLYGSREETMIETVTKGRQNQMPAFGEFLGPAKVHLLTAYVWGLGGGVKPAPAAPQQAEAAPAAATSGEAAPAEQK, from the coding sequence ATGGATTTCAACTTTACGAGCGACCTGGTGGGGTTCTGGAACCTCTTCGTCGTCGTCATCGTCGCGGTCAGCGTCATCGGCTGCGGCGTCTTCCTCTGGGTGCAAGGTTCGGCCAAGTTCAAACCGGGCGAGGTCACTGGCCACGTCTGGGATGAAACGCTCGAGGAATACAGCAACCCGCTGCCGAACTGGTGGCGCTGGATGTTCTACATCACGGTGGTGTTCGCCATCGTCTATCTGGCGCTCTATCCTGGTTTGGGCAACAACCGCGGTATGTTCGGCTGGACGATGCGCGGCCAGTACGACGAGGAAATGAAGGCGGCAGAAGCGAAGTATGGTCCGATCTTCAACAAATTCCTCCAGCAGGACGTGATGACCGTCGCCGCCGATCCCGAGGCGCGCGAAATGGGCCAGCGGCTGTTCGTCACCTACTGCGCGCAGTGTCATGGTTCCGATGCCGGCGGCGGCCCGGGTTTCCCGAACCTCAAGGACAATGACTGGCTGTGGGGCGGTACGCCGGAAAAGATCAAGGAGACCATCACCAACGGTCGTATGGGCGTGATGACCCCCAAAGGTACCAAGCCCGACATGGATGCCGAGCAGGTGAAGGATGTGGTGGCCTATGTCCGCTCGCTCTCGGGTCTGTCGCATGATTCCGCACGTGCGCAGCGTGGCGCCGAACTGTACCCGCAAGCCTGCGCCGCGTGTCATGGTCCCGATGCGAAGGGTAATCCGGAAGCCGGTTATCCGAACCTGACCGACAAGGTTTGGCTCTATGGCTCCCGCGAGGAGACGATGATCGAGACGGTCACCAAAGGCCGCCAGAACCAGATGCCCGCGTTCGGCGAATTCCTCGGTCCGGCTAAGGTGCATCTTTTGACCGCCTACGTCTGGGGGCTCGGTGGCGGCGTCAAGCCGGCACCGGCGGCGCCTCAGCAGGCTGAAGCCGCACCGGCGGCAGCGACGAGCGGAGAGGCAGCGCCCGCCGAGCAAAAATAA
- a CDS encoding cbb3-type cytochrome oxidase subunit 3, whose amino-acid sequence MDINDLRSLFTVLVIILFAGIVWWAYSAKQKEPFDEAAKSVLDDDAPEPGKGAGQQHN is encoded by the coding sequence ATGGACATCAACGACCTGCGCTCCCTGTTCACGGTCCTGGTGATCATTCTGTTCGCCGGGATCGTCTGGTGGGCTTACTCGGCGAAGCAAAAAGAACCGTTCGACGAGGCCGCGAAATCGGTGCTCGACGACGATGCGCCCGAGCCGGGCAAGGGCGCGGGTCAACAGCACAACTGA
- the ccoO gene encoding cytochrome-c oxidase, cbb3-type subunit II yields the protein MALTHEKIESSNTLLIILTTLVVSVGGLLEIVPLFFQKSTTTPVNELVKPYDALRLAGRDIYIREGCYNCHSQMIRPFRAETERYGHYSVAGEYVYDHPFQWGSKRTGPDLARVGGRYSDQWHRIHLLNPRDVVPESNMPAYYWLDRPLKDPHISAKMAALRKVGVPYTDQEIAEAPKALEGKTELEAVIAYLQGLGLALKQVR from the coding sequence ATGGCATTGACGCATGAAAAAATAGAATCCAGCAATACGCTGCTGATCATCCTCACCACCTTGGTGGTGAGCGTGGGCGGGCTGCTGGAAATCGTGCCGCTGTTCTTCCAGAAATCCACCACCACGCCGGTCAATGAGCTGGTCAAGCCCTACGACGCGCTGCGGCTCGCCGGGCGGGACATTTACATCCGCGAAGGCTGCTACAACTGTCACTCGCAGATGATCCGTCCCTTCCGCGCCGAGACCGAGCGTTACGGCCACTACTCGGTGGCGGGTGAATATGTCTATGACCACCCGTTCCAGTGGGGCTCGAAGCGTACCGGTCCGGATCTGGCGCGCGTCGGCGGCCGTTATTCCGATCAGTGGCATCGCATCCACCTCTTGAATCCGCGTGACGTGGTTCCTGAGTCGAACATGCCGGCCTACTACTGGCTGGATCGTCCGCTCAAGGATCCGCACATCAGTGCGAAGATGGCGGCGCTGCGCAAGGTCGGCGTGCCCTACACCGACCAGGAAATCGCCGAGGCGCCGAAGGCCCTGGAAGGCAAGACCGAGTTGGAAGCGGTGATCGCCTACCTGCAAGGTCTGGGTCTCGCGCTCAAGCAGGTGCGCTAA
- the ccoN gene encoding cytochrome-c oxidase, cbb3-type subunit I yields the protein MQSQATYNYKVVRQFAVMTVIWGIVGMLVGVIVAAQLVWPQLNVVEWLSYGRLRPLHTNAVIFAFGGSALFATSYYVVQRTCHTTLFAPGLATFTFWGWQLVIVLAALSLPLGFTSGKEYAELEWPIDLLITVIWVAYAIVFFGTVGTRKTKHIYVANWFYGAFIIAVALLHIFNSAEIPVFEAGVLTPKSYSAYAGVQDAMVQWWYGHNAVGFFLTAAFLGMMYYFVPKQAGRPVYSYRLSVVHFWALIFTYMWAGPHHLHYTALPDWTQSVGMLFSLILLAPSWGGMINGIMTLSGAWHKLRDDPILKFLVTSLSFYGMSTFEGPMMSIKTVNALSHYTDWTVGHVHSGALGWVGMVSIGSLYYLIPRLFGKTEMYSVRMINVHFWMATLGTVLYIAALWISGVMQGLMWRATNPDGTLTYAFVESVKASYPFWTIRVVGGLLYLSGMILMAYNMFKTIASGKAVDNAPVLAPAGAH from the coding sequence ATGCAATCGCAAGCGACTTACAACTATAAGGTCGTGCGCCAGTTCGCCGTGATGACCGTCATCTGGGGCATCGTCGGCATGCTGGTTGGCGTCATCGTCGCCGCCCAGCTGGTCTGGCCACAATTGAACGTTGTCGAATGGCTGTCTTACGGGCGTCTGCGTCCGCTGCACACCAATGCGGTGATCTTCGCCTTTGGCGGCTCTGCATTGTTCGCCACCTCCTACTATGTGGTGCAGCGCACCTGCCACACGACGCTGTTCGCCCCCGGGCTGGCGACTTTCACCTTCTGGGGCTGGCAGCTGGTGATCGTGCTGGCCGCGCTTTCCCTGCCGCTGGGCTTTACCTCCGGCAAGGAGTACGCTGAGCTCGAATGGCCGATCGACCTCCTGATCACCGTGATCTGGGTCGCTTACGCGATCGTCTTCTTCGGCACGGTCGGCACGCGCAAGACCAAGCACATCTACGTCGCCAACTGGTTCTACGGCGCCTTCATCATCGCCGTCGCGCTGCTGCACATTTTCAACAGCGCCGAAATCCCGGTCTTCGAGGCCGGTGTCCTGACGCCGAAGTCCTACTCGGCCTATGCCGGCGTGCAGGATGCGATGGTGCAATGGTGGTATGGTCACAACGCGGTTGGCTTCTTCCTGACTGCCGCTTTCCTCGGCATGATGTATTACTTCGTGCCGAAGCAGGCCGGCCGCCCGGTGTATTCCTACCGCCTGTCGGTGGTGCACTTCTGGGCGCTGATCTTCACCTACATGTGGGCCGGTCCGCACCACCTGCACTACACCGCGCTGCCCGACTGGACCCAGTCGGTCGGCATGCTGTTCTCGCTGATCCTCCTGGCGCCCTCCTGGGGCGGCATGATCAACGGCATCATGACGCTCTCCGGCGCCTGGCACAAGCTGCGTGACGACCCGATCCTGAAGTTCCTCGTCACCTCGCTGTCGTTCTACGGCATGTCGACCTTCGAAGGCCCGATGATGTCGATCAAGACCGTGAATGCCCTGTCGCACTACACCGACTGGACCGTCGGCCACGTGCACTCCGGCGCGCTCGGCTGGGTCGGCATGGTGTCGATCGGTTCGCTGTACTATCTGATCCCGCGCCTGTTCGGTAAGACCGAGATGTACTCGGTGCGCATGATCAACGTGCACTTCTGGATGGCCACGCTCGGCACGGTGCTCTACATCGCTGCGCTGTGGATCTCCGGCGTCATGCAGGGTCTGATGTGGCGCGCCACCAACCCGGACGGCACGCTGACCTATGCCTTCGTCGAATCGGTGAAGGCCTCCTATCCGTTCTGGACCATCCGCGTCGTCGGCGGCCTGCTGTATCTGTCCGGCATGATCCTGATGGCCTACAACATGTTCAAGACGATCGCCAGCGGCAAGGCGGTGGACAATGCCCCCGTCCTGGCCCCTGCCGGCGCACACTGA
- the ccoS gene encoding cbb3-type cytochrome oxidase assembly protein CcoS → MESLYLLIPVSVLLVFAIGVVFWWSLKSGQLDDLEGPAYRVLMDDDTPHEEATAVTAENKPSVDADQSK, encoded by the coding sequence ATGGAAAGCCTCTATCTCCTGATCCCCGTCTCCGTGCTGCTGGTCTTCGCGATCGGCGTGGTGTTCTGGTGGTCGCTGAAAAGTGGCCAGCTAGACGATCTGGAAGGCCCGGCCTACCGGGTGTTGATGGACGACGATACGCCTCATGAAGAGGCGACGGCCGTCACAGCGGAGAACAAGCCATCTGTTGACGCAGATCAAAGCAAGTGA